In Microbacterium sp. zg-Y818, the genomic window CTCGGCCTCGTACGGCGCCCCGGTGTTCACCGCCGACGGCCGCCATCTGCTCGCCGTCGTCGACGCGATCGAGGACGCGGCGCGCGACCTGCGCAGTCGCGTCGTCGCCGTGGCGGTGGACGGCGCAGGGGAGCGCACCGTGCTCGGACCCGAGGCGGGTCTCGCCGTCTCGGAAGTGGCCGTGGCCCCCGACGGCGCGCTGTTCCTGCTCGCCTACGACGTCGGCGAGGACGGTCGGGACTTCGTCGCGCCCGGCACGGGGCTCTGGCACCTGGATGCCGCGGGTGCCCGCCCGTTGACCGACCCCGAGACCGTCGATCTCGGGGAGGTCGGGAGCCACATCGGGTTCGACGGCGAGGATGTCCTCGTGCAGAACCGCACGCGTGGCCGCGTGCACCTGGTGCGGGTCTCGCGCAAGGGACGGGCCTCGGTCGTGCTGGGCGGCGATGTGGAGGTGCTCGGCCACGCGGCAGGCGGCGGCCGCATCGTCACGGCGATCGGCACGGCCACATCGTTCGGAGAGCTGGCCGAGGTCGTAGAGGGTCGCCCGCGCGTGCTCACCGCGTTCGGTGAGGCCCTCGTCGCTGCGGGCCTTGTGGAACCGGTCGAGGTGACGGTCCCCGCCCGCGACGGCTACCCCGTGCACGGCTGGGTCGCGGTGCCGGACGGCAGCGGCCCGTTCCCCGTCATCCTGCAGATCCACGGCGGGCCGTTCGCCTCCTACGGCATCCAGGCCTTCGACGAGACCCAGATGCTCGTCGACGCCGGCTACGCCGTGGTGTACGGCAACCCCCGAGGGTCGGCCGGTTACGGGCGTGCGCACGGGCGCAGCATCCGCCGGGCGATGGGGACGGTCGACTTCACCGACGTCATCGACCTGCTCGACGGGGTGCTCGCCGCAGACGAGCGCCTGGACGCTGAGCGCGTCGGCATCATGGGCGGGTCGTACGGCGGTTACCTCACCGCCTGGACGATCGCGCACGACCATCGATTCGCCGCCGCCATCGTTGAGCGCGGGTTTCTCGACCCGGTCGCCTTCGCCGGCACGAGTGACATCGGCTCGTTCTTCGGCGACGAGTACGTCGGCACCGACCCCGCGGCGATGGCGGCGCAGAGCCCGATGGCCGTGGTCTCACAGGTGCGCACTCCCACCCTCGTCGTGCACTCGGAACTCGACTTCCGCTGCCCGCTCGAGCAGGCCACGCGCTACTACACCGCGCTGAAACGGCAGGGGACTGTGGCCGAGATGCTCCTCTTCCCCGGCGAGGACCACGAGCTCACCCGCGGCGGCCGGCCCCGCCACCGTGTCGAGCGATTCGCGGCGGTGCTGGATTGGTGGCACCGCTACCTGCCGATCGTTTCCTGACCCGGTGACGACGGCATGACGAAGGGCCCCGGGAGTCGGTCCCGAGGCCCTTCGTCATATGTCACTTGCCGAACGTGAAGGCGCGGATGATCTGCACCACGCCCAGCACGATGGCCGAGATGCCGATGAGCAGCCACAGCGTCGTCGCGCCCCACAGCGGGGCGAACAGCAGCACGATGCCGGCGATGATCGAGAGGATCGCGAAGAAGATGGTCCACCCGCTCGACGCCGCCCATCCGAGCGTCGAGAGCGAGACGATGCCCTCGACGATCCACATGACGCCGACGAGCACGCCGACGAAGGTCCCGAACCAGGCGGTGGCCGCGGGGAGGTTGATGAAGGCGACGATGCCGGCGACGATGAACAGCACGCCCAGCACGATGTGGCCGAGCCGGGCCCACCCGCCCCGCTGCGCGCTGAAGATCCCGAGTCCCGCGTAGACGAGGCCGGCAGCGACGGCGTAGATCGCCACCACCGCCACGACGACCATGGCTGTTCGGCCGGGCCAGACGAGGATGAGGATGCCGAGGATCAGCGCGAGCACGCCGCTGACGCCGAGGGCCGTGCGGATGCCGTTGAGCAGCGGTCTGTCGATGGAGGAGTTGTAGGCCATCGTGCGTCCTTTCTGAGAATTTTCTGTGAGGACGGCGCCATTGTAGCCCCGCGCGCCCGCGTGTGAAGGGGGAACACGGCGGGGGAGTGCTACCCCAGCAGCACCATGATGAGCAGCAGCACGGGGACGCATCCCACCGTCGTGAGGAAGATCGTGTCCCGCGAGATGGTCTCGCCGACGCCGTAGTGCTGGGAGTAGGTGAAGATGTTCTGCGCCGTCGGCAGTGCGGCCAGCACCGTGACGATCAGTATTCCTTCAGGGGGTAGCTGGAAGACGTAGGCCGCCGTCGCCCACGCGACCAGCGGCATGGCGACCAGCTTCAAGGCGGTGGCGAGGATCACATCTCGCCGGTGCCCGGCCGTGCCCAGCACCCGCTGGCCGTACAGCGACATGCCGTAGCCGATCAGCATCACCGGCACGCACGCGTTGGCGATGAGCTGCGCAGGATCGAGGATGAGCGGCGGAAGCTCCCAGCCCGACAACGACACCGCCACACCGAGCACCGAGCCGAGCACGATCGGGTTCGTCGCCGTGCGCTTGAGGATGCGGCGGGGGGAGCGCTGGCCGGTGGTCGCGGCATCCAGAACCGCCATCGAGATGGGCGTGAACACCAGCAGCTGCAGCAGGATGACGGGAGCGGGGAACGCGGCGCTGCCGAGCAGGTACAGCGACAGCGGGATGCCCATGTTGTTGGAGTTGACCTGACCGGCCGAGAGCGCGGCGATGGTCGTCTCGGCGGTGGAGCGATGCCAGAGGAAGCGCGAGAAGAGCGCCTGTGCGGCGATCACCACCAGGGCGGCTATCGCGGAGACCGGCAAGAGCGCCGAGAAGAGCGTCTGCACGTCGGCCTGGGACAGCACGACGAAGAGCAGGAACGGCGACAGCACGAAGAACGTGAGCCGGTTGAGCACGTGGCGGCCGTGGGGGCCGAGCAGGTCGACGCGGCCGATGATGTAGCCGATCAGGATCGCCACACCGATGACGACGAATCCGGTGGCGACATCCAGCACCCTCTGAGCCTAGGGGTGGGACGCGACTGCTCGGCTCGCTCGACGACAGTTCGTGTCAGGGGAGCGCCGCAGGGATCGTCTTGCGCATGACGGTCTTGCTCTTGCCGATGTGGCGCTCGAACACGAAACCGGCCTTCTCGAACATCGCCCGAGTGCCGTTGTGCAGGAACGACGACGACGTGCGCTTGCCCGGGGCGAGCTCGTTGGGGAACGACACCACCTCGCCGCCGCCGGCCCGAGCGATCAGGTCGAGCGCGCCGTCGAGCGCCTCGCGCGCCACACCGCCGCGCCGATGGTCACGGTCGACGAAGAAGCACGTGATGCGCCAGGGGGCCGGACGCGTCTCGCCGGCGTCGTACTGCTTGCGGTGGTAGATGCCCGGCAATTCGGCGGGGCTGCCGTACTCGCACCAGGCGATTGCGGCGTCTCCGTCGAAGACCAGCGCCGCGTGCGCGACGCCCTCCGCCACGAGACGCTTCTTGAACGTCGGCCCGTCGTACTGGATCTTGACCGTGCGGTCGGTGTCGCCGTGGAAGTACGAGCACCAGCATCCGCCCCAGACGCCGTTGTGCTTCTCGGCCAGCGCAAGCCAGGCCGGGTAGGTGTCCGGCGTGAGCGGCTTGATCACGTGCGCCGCGTTGACCATGGCGGCCTCCTCGCCTCGATGTGCCCAGTGTGGTGCGAGGGAGGGCTGTGGACAAGCGCTCTCCGGATGTCGGTGGGGATCGGTGGCATAGGGGTGGGTGATTGCCTGCGGACAAGGGAGGGCCGGGGTCAGCCACGCCGCCGCCCCCGGCCCTCGTTCTCGTCGGTGTGCGTCAGGACGCGGGTACCAGGACGCGGTCGATGGTGTGGATCACCCCGTTGGTCGCCTGGATGTTGATCGCCCACAGCACGAGGCGCGGATCGGTGAGCGACGGGGTCTCGTCTCGCAGCGTGGTGGCGCGCGGCTTGATGACCCCGCCGTTGGCCATGGTGATGTTCTTCGACAGGAGAACCTGCAGGGGCCCGAGCTTCTTGCCGGGCACCACGTGGTACAGCAGGATGTTGGAGATCTGCTCCGCCGAGAACGTCGATGTGATCGTCGTCAGAGCCTCGGCCTCGGACGCGGGCGTCGCGCCGGTGAGGTCGGTGACGAGGCGGATGAAGGCGCGATCGTTGGGCGCGAACACGGTGTACTTCGTGCTCGTGTCCGCCAGTGTGGCATCCAAGCCCGTCGCGACGAGGGCCTGGACCAGCAGGTCGTAATCGTGGCCGTTGGCGTCGGGGGTTCCTCCGCCGGAGGCTGCCACTGCGACGTCGACGATCGACCCCGCCGGCGGGCCGCCGTATGCCGATGCCGGTGAGGCGGTCAGCGTGAGCGCCGTGGCGACGACGGCCGCAAGGGTGATGGAGAGCTTCTTCTTCATTGTCCAGCTCCTTCGATGGGACGAGTGCGCTCGGCGACGGCCGTCGGGCGCCACAAAGGTATTCCGGACCAGCGGGCTGTTTGGATGCAGCAGGACTCGGATTGGTCGTCGGCGCGGCGCGGGCTCTCCGCCGCGCGGATAACCGAATCGAAAGAACGCCGATAATGCACATTATGTCAATGTCGAGGCGTACTTGAAAGAAACGGTGTCGCACTTGTCCCCCAGCGCGAGGTCGGCGGCGTGCAAATGATCGCTCATCGCAGGGCCGCTCACTCAGAGGTCAGCCAGCAATCCAGTTGCCATCCTCGCCCCGGAAGTACCAGGTGACATCGCCGTAGCCTCTGTGGTGAGTGATGGTGTCACTGGTCCACGTCAGCGTGAGGGTGCCGTCGATTGCCGGAGACACCTCGAACGCTGCAATGGATGCAAAGCGGTAGTCCCAGGGCTGCGAGTTGGTGTTGTCGGTCTGCTCCTTGGTGGCCCAGGTAGCAAAGCTCATAACGGGCCCGACACCACCACCCGCGCCTTCGGCGCAGTCAGACACATAGGTGAGGTTCTGGAAGTCAGTGACGTACCAGCCGTTCTCCGGCTTGCTCTCATCCAGTGTCTCGGTCTTCCTCACCTCCCAGGGCTTGTCGAACTTGGCGCCGGAGTACAGCGATCCGTGAAGGAGGGATGCGTTGGGCCCTCCGACTGCCTCAGGGGCGAGGTCATCAGCCGACAGCGTGTAGCTGAACTCTCCGACCTGATCCCCTTCCGCGTTCAGCGCCTCTGTTCGGGTGAAGGAAAGGCCCTTGGCGAAGGAGTCGGGGTCCGTGTACTCGATGACCACATCGAAGGCGCATTTCTGGGCGGTGTCCAGTTCACGCGAGGTGATCGTGTACGCGGTTGCAACGAGGGTCGAGACATTCTCCTCGCCGAACGCCTCGAGGAAGTCCTCAGGGAGACGGGCGGTGATCTTCCCCTCGGCCACGACTGGCTCCTCGGATCGGAAGTCGAACACGGCGACCGGCTGGCTGTCTACCGCTTCGGGTTCGGCTCCGGTTGCACCTCGCGCACCATCCAGGCTGCCCAGGTCGATGGTGCTCGCGCTGCAACCAGTCAGAGCAAGAGTTGTCAGGACTCCGATAGCGGCAGCGCGTATCAGTCGATCAGTACGCATATGCGGTCTCCTTGCGATGTAAGTTCAGGTCAGCTCAGTTCAGCTTTCCAGCCAGTTGCCGTTGAAGTCCCGCTCGAAATAACGGCGCTCGCCATCATTGGTCTGGTGATCCGTCATGCCGAACCACGACACGGTCATCATGCCGTGCACCATGATGGTTACATAGAACGGCGTACCAGCCGTGCTGCGGGTCGCTTTAATCGAGGTCACCGTTGCTTTTCAGCTCCCATTCGATGAAAGCCAGCCGGTGTACGACAAGTGTTATGTCGACTTCACACTTGTCGACTTCCGCTGGCAGATCGCGCAGTAATACGAGTCCGAAACGTTCATCGAGCTCCGCGAGTGTCTGACGGACGTCGGCATCGAGACTGGCAGGGACGCTGACACGGTCTTGGCGCAGGTCGAGGAGAAGACGAGCGACGTGCGAACGGGCCTACTCCCCCGCGCGGAATCGCAGAGATCCAGCGAGAATGGCGCTGGGCAGCACTGGCCCTGACGTCTACACACGAGGGCGAGCCGTCTCCACCACGCCGACGCCGGCAAGCAGGCTCCCACTTAGGGTGGTCGCATGGAGCCTCATGCCCCCGGAATGCGGCGACTCGGCGAGCCGTGCTGTCGACGGAATGCCGGTTCGGATCTACACGCCCACATCCGCACCCGCGAACGCCCCGGCCGCACCCCGTCCGCTCATCGTCTATTTACACGGCGGCGGTTTCGTGTTCGGCGACCTCCGAGGTGGCGACTGGATCTGCGGTTCGGTATCGGCGGGCGTCGGCGCCGTCGTGGTGTCGGTCGGGTATCGGCTGGCTCCGGAGCATCCGTCCCCGCCGCCGTCGACGACAGTTACGCGGGCCTGATGTGGGCAGCGCGCCGTGCGGACGAACTGGGAGCGGATGCCGCCCGGATCGGTGTGATGGGCAAGAGCGCTGGCGGAAACCTTGCCGCAGTCGTCGCACTGATGGCACGGGATGCGCAGGATCCGAGCATCCGTCATCAGGCGCTGCTGTATCCGGCCATCGGCACCGCCGGCACGGAGTCTCGCCGCGTGAATGCGGATGCGTTCATCCTGAGCAACGCGGACATGACCAAGTTCGGAGAGTACTACGCGGCAGACAGCGCCGACTGGCGGTATGCGCCGATCCTCGCCCCCTCGCTCGCCGGGCTGCCACCCGCGATCACCGAGGTCGCCGAGCACGACCCGCTTCACGACGACGGAGTTCTCTATGTGGAAGCGCTCCGGGATGCGGGAGTCGCCGTGGAGCTGGTGAACTTCCCCGCGATGCCGCACGGATTCCTGAACTTCCCGCGGTTCGCGAAGGATGGGAAACGGGGCATCCAGGCCGTCATCGACTCCCAGGGCGTCGCACTCGCCTGACCGGTGACCCATCGTGACGGCACCGTGGGGCGTCGGCGGGGTGCTCGCCTTCTCCGGCGCGCGCCCTGGTCCGGCTCCGGCGCGGCTCACCCGCTGGTCCCGCTGACCGGCTGCGCCAAGAGAAACCCGAACGGCTGGCGCCCTCGCCGCGGCGAAGTCCCGAATCCACGCCGCCTCGCCCAAGAGCAATGCCCTGTCGTCGTAAGGTCATGGCGTGCCGATGATGATGCCGTTCGTTCCGTTGCCTCTTGAGCAGGCCGACGTCGATTACGTGTACGGTCCTGATTCCTTCACGCGACTCGGTGTCCAGCCTGGCTCCATCGAGGCGATCCGTATCGACACGAGCGCGAGATTCCCCGGAACATCCAGGACCATCTGGGTGCACCGTCCGGCCGGTGTGCGCACCTCCGCCGAGTGCGCCGTGATGTTCTTCAATGACGGTTGGTGGTATCTGGACCCCGACGGGGATGTCCGTGGCGCGACCGTTCTCGACAATCTCTCTGCGGCAGGCGACCTCCCGCCGATGGTCAGTGTGTTCGTTGACCCCGGGGTTCTCCACGTCGACGCTGTGCCGATGAAGCACCGCAACGCCGAGTACGACTCCTTCGACGAGGCCTACGGCAGCTTCCTCCTCGAGGAGGTACTGCCCTTGATCGAGGACCGCTTCGCGGTCTCGTCGGACCCGATGATGCGTGGAATCTGCGGCGGGAGCAGCGGTGGCAACGCGGCCATGACAGCCGCATGGTGCCGCCCAGACGGAATAGGAAGGGTGGTCGCCTTCAACGCAAGCTTCGCTCAGATGCCTGACGGCAACCCCTTCCCCGCCTTGCTGAAGACCGAACCGCGCAGACCGACGAGGATCTTCTTGCACGCGGCTCACCGTGACCTGAACTGGAACGCTCCCGAGGACAACTGGTTCGCCGAGAACCTCGAAACAGCTGCGGCGCTCGCCCGTGCCGGATACGACTTTCGGCTCGTCGTCGGAGACGGCGGACACTCCCCCAACCACGGCGGCGTGCTGCTCCCCGACGCGTTGCGCTGGCTCTGGGCTGGGGCCGCGCGCTGAGGGCGGTAGGGAACCACGTCTCTCGCCGAGCCGCGTCCCACCGTATGTTGGGCGTACCAACGCGGCACCGAGCGGATCGTGAGGTGATGACATGAACGCAGCGCGCCGTCGCGCAGATCGCGAGTCCGCGTCGCCCACAGGCGAGCGCCCGGGCACGAGCCTTCCGCGGATGATCGCCCGATGGATGCTGGGCGCGTTTCTTCTCTTCACCGGAGTCGGCCACCTCACCTTCGCCCGCGCGTCGTTCGTCGCGCAGGTTCCCACGTGGCTCCCGCTGCCGGTCGATTTCGTAGTCCTCGCGTCAGGCGTCGTCGAGATCGCGCTGGGTCTCGCGCTGCTGGTGTGGGCGCGCCAGCGCGTGCTGATCGGGTGGCTCACCGCGGCCTTCTTCGTCGCGATCTTCCCCGGAAACATCGAACAGTTCGTCAGCGGCACGGATGCCTTCGGGCTGGACACAGATCTCTCCCGTGGCATCCGCCTGCTCTTCCAGCCGTTGCTGGTGATCTGGGCGCTCTGGTCCACCGGCGCGTGGCGAGCGTGGCGTGCCCGACGCACGAGGCCACGCGTCCATCGTTCGGACCACGAAGCACGAGAGCTCTGACTCCCCCGCTCCCTACGTTCGCCCCAGCTCGCGTCGGGCGGCCTTCAACGCTGACTCGTATGCCTCCTTCTGCTCCCGAGCCTCGGGCCGTTCGCGACGGATGCCATAGCCTTCGGCACCTGGTTCGGCGACGAACACCTCGGTCCGCCCGAGCGCCTCGATCGCGTCCACGGTCGAGGTGACCGCTCCCCTGGTCTGCGCGTCGGCGGCCAGAGCCCTGTTCGACTTGCGATAGCTGAGCACAGCGACGATCAGCGCGCCGACGCCGGTCAGGGCGCCCACCAAGGAGCCGATGCTCGAGATCCAGTCCGTCACCGAAGGCATGGCGCAACGATAGCGACCGCCGGTCGCGCGGGGTGACCCTTCATGCCGTCACTTCCGGCCGCTCGTCGCACGCTCGTTGCCGTGCTTGTAGTTGCCGGTGACCCGAGCCATCAGCTGCTGGGGGTCCGACCGCTGGACGTCGTCAAGGAATCTGCTGGCAGCCGACTTTCGGAGCGTCGTCGCGAGCCGGCCGTTATGCCGGATCACAACCTGGTCGCCGCGCACCGTGAACTCGAAACCGCTCGGTCTCCCCGCCATGGCACAAGCATGCACCACGGAAACCTCGATCTCGCGCCTTTGCTGACCCACCCGGCCACCGTACTGGCGGTGGGCGTCGACGCGCTGACGCAGCCCACTCCCCTGCCGGCTCGGTCAGTCCCCCGCGCTCGGCGGCAGGACGTCCCGCTCCCCGCGCACGGAGACGACGTCCAGCCGCGGATCGTTGTGCAGCTGACCCTGCGGCCGGTGGAGATCGGTGAACGGCAGAAAAAGCCTCAGCATCGGCAGTTCGCGGTGTGATCGCGGAACGAACTCTCGCGCAGCGCTGGGCGAGCCCTCTCGTGTCAGACCTGTGACGTCGTCGTCCGTGGTGCGAAGGTACCGTCTCGGGCGCCCGGACCTCAGAACGGGGGTGGGTCTTCGGTGGCCGTCAGGGCGGTGAATTCGAGGACGCGTCGTGGGATGTCGAGGTGGATCCGCCCGGTGGGGCTGGTCCATTCGAGGATGCCGTGGGGTTTCTGGGTCACGGTCCAGGCGCTGGCGTGTTTGAGGGTGTGGTGGCGGACGCAGAGGTTGGCAAGGTTGCACACGTCGGTGGGTCCGCCTCGGGCGTGGTCGAGGGTGTGGTCGTGGTCGCAGTAGTACACGGGCCTTCGGCATCCGGGGAACCGGCAGTGCTCGTCGCGGGCGTCGAGGTGCCTGCGCTGTGCCCGGTTGGGCCGGTAGGTGTCGACGTGCTGCACGGCGCCGGTGGTCGGGGAGGTGAACACCCGTTCCCAGAGGTCGGCGGTCGCGGCCAGGCGGCGGGCGGTGTCGGGGTCGATGGGCCCGTATCCGATGAGTTCGGCCGGTGCGGTGCCTTCGCCGGTGAGGGTGTCGACGGGGATGATGATCTGCACGTGGGCGGTGATAGCTTGCCCGGCGGGGGTGCTGCTCGAGGAGACGGGTGTGGTCGCGTGGCCGGTGAGCAGCAGGTCGGTGAGGGCGTCGGCCCGGACCTGGTCGGCGGTGCGGGCATCCGTCGCTGCAGAGACGGTGTCCGCCGGCTCTTCCGCCACAGGATCCGCCGTGGCGCGCCGGGCGGCAATCACCTCGCGGGCGTGCTGGGTGAGCCGGTCGCGGATCGCGTACGCCAGCGCCGCGGGGAGTACCGCGGCAAGTTCCGCCATGCCGTCGTCGAGGTCCCGCACCCACACCCGGCGCCCGGCGGCGGCCTCGGCGTGACGCTCGGCGAGGGGTACGGGGTGCAGTTTCTGCGCGATCATCGCGATGATCGGCTTCGCCCGCCCCGGGGTCTCCCGCTCACACACCACCAGGGCGGCTTGTTCGAATCGGGCGCGCGCGTCGGGGTCGGTGATGCGGGCGCCGGCATCCTGAATCAACGCACGTGCGAAGTGTCGATGGCCCCCGACCGCAGCGCCGCGACGGTCGCGGGGAACCCGGTCACCAGGACGGTGGCGTCATGCAACCGGTCCTGGATCACACGGTCGGACCGGCGCAGCACCGTGCCGACTTCGGCGGCCATCTCCCGCAGCGGCATCTCCCGCTCCCGGCCCGCGCTGGACGGCACCCGGGCGGTCTGCTCGGCGGCGATCGCGTCCGCCCGGGCCAGCAATCCGAGTTCCTCGGCCTGCAACGCCGCGATCCGCGCCCGGATGCGCTCCAACTCCCGCAGCACCGCACCACGCGACCGCGTATCGCGTCTCCTGGGGGCTGCCGGTCGGGTGCTCATACCCACAATTCTGCCGAGGGCCACCGACATTGGACGGCGCTAAAGCCCAGGCCAACGCGGGTTTGTGGATAACTTCTCTCGGCATCCGCCTGTGGAGGAAACGCCGACGACCCGAAGCCCCGAGCCCCGAGCCGCCCCGCCAACCCTCAGCTCGTAGCCGCCCGCAGGGCGATGCGGATCATGTCCCCGAACGTCTGCTCACGCTCGTGGGCCGTCGTCTCCGCGCCGGTGACGAGATGGTCCGAGACGGTACAGATGCTCAGCGCGCGCCGTCCGTAGTACGCGGCGAGGGTGTACAGGCCGCTCGTCTCCATCTCCACACCGAGAACGCCGTGGCGCACCAACGGCTCTGTCAGCTCTGCACGTGT contains:
- a CDS encoding GNAT family N-acetyltransferase; protein product: MVNAAHVIKPLTPDTYPAWLALAEKHNGVWGGCWCSYFHGDTDRTVKIQYDGPTFKKRLVAEGVAHAALVFDGDAAIAWCEYGSPAELPGIYHRKQYDAGETRPAPWRITCFFVDRDHRRGGVAREALDGALDLIARAGGGEVVSFPNELAPGKRTSSSFLHNGTRAMFEKAGFVFERHIGKSKTVMRKTIPAALP
- a CDS encoding fasciclin domain-containing protein; translation: MKKKLSITLAAVVATALTLTASPASAYGGPPAGSIVDVAVAASGGGTPDANGHDYDLLVQALVATGLDATLADTSTKYTVFAPNDRAFIRLVTDLTGATPASEAEALTTITSTFSAEQISNILLYHVVPGKKLGPLQVLLSKNITMANGGVIKPRATTLRDETPSLTDPRLVLWAINIQATNGVIHTIDRVLVPAS
- a CDS encoding alpha/beta hydrolase-fold protein, with the translated sequence MMMPFVPLPLEQADVDYVYGPDSFTRLGVQPGSIEAIRIDTSARFPGTSRTIWVHRPAGVRTSAECAVMFFNDGWWYLDPDGDVRGATVLDNLSAAGDLPPMVSVFVDPGVLHVDAVPMKHRNAEYDSFDEAYGSFLLEEVLPLIEDRFAVSSDPMMRGICGGSSGGNAAMTAAWCRPDGIGRVVAFNASFAQMPDGNPFPALLKTEPRRPTRIFLHAAHRDLNWNAPEDNWFAENLETAAALARAGYDFRLVVGDGGHSPNHGGVLLPDALRWLWAGAAR
- a CDS encoding AEC family transporter gives rise to the protein MLDVATGFVVIGVAILIGYIIGRVDLLGPHGRHVLNRLTFFVLSPFLLFVVLSQADVQTLFSALLPVSAIAALVVIAAQALFSRFLWHRSTAETTIAALSAGQVNSNNMGIPLSLYLLGSAAFPAPVILLQLLVFTPISMAVLDAATTGQRSPRRILKRTATNPIVLGSVLGVAVSLSGWELPPLILDPAQLIANACVPVMLIGYGMSLYGQRVLGTAGHRRDVILATALKLVAMPLVAWATAAYVFQLPPEGILIVTVLAALPTAQNIFTYSQHYGVGETISRDTIFLTTVGCVPVLLLIMVLLG
- a CDS encoding DUF308 domain-containing protein codes for the protein MAYNSSIDRPLLNGIRTALGVSGVLALILGILILVWPGRTAMVVVAVVAIYAVAAGLVYAGLGIFSAQRGGWARLGHIVLGVLFIVAGIVAFINLPAATAWFGTFVGVLVGVMWIVEGIVSLSTLGWAASSGWTIFFAILSIIAGIVLLFAPLWGATTLWLLIGISAIVLGVVQIIRAFTFGK
- a CDS encoding S9 family peptidase; amino-acid sequence: MRAQDIDALGSVGRPALSPDGAFAIFATSRPDVSANRDVGQLWRLDLPDGAPRRLTRGVADASPRLRPDGAVVAFLREDAKGRRQIFAVAAGGGEPVQATDAPLGVGAFAWSPDGDTLAFTARVPDRGRYGSIDGLDAAAEAPRRITGIRWHANGLGYIGDRPSQLFIVPAPDLDAEPLYEPAARVRAEGDDGPHARVVPADAEQLTRGSASYGAPVFTADGRHLLAVVDAIEDAARDLRSRVVAVAVDGAGERTVLGPEAGLAVSEVAVAPDGALFLLAYDVGEDGRDFVAPGTGLWHLDAAGARPLTDPETVDLGEVGSHIGFDGEDVLVQNRTRGRVHLVRVSRKGRASVVLGGDVEVLGHAAGGGRIVTAIGTATSFGELAEVVEGRPRVLTAFGEALVAAGLVEPVEVTVPARDGYPVHGWVAVPDGSGPFPVILQIHGGPFASYGIQAFDETQMLVDAGYAVVYGNPRGSAGYGRAHGRSIRRAMGTVDFTDVIDLLDGVLAADERLDAERVGIMGGSYGGYLTAWTIAHDHRFAAAIVERGFLDPVAFAGTSDIGSFFGDEYVGTDPAAMAAQSPMAVVSQVRTPTLVVHSELDFRCPLEQATRYYTALKRQGTVAEMLLFPGEDHELTRGGRPRHRVERFAAVLDWWHRYLPIVS